One window of Oceanidesulfovibrio indonesiensis genomic DNA carries:
- a CDS encoding LpxL/LpxP family acyltransferase, producing MFSRFSQKSIKKYFILSATLYVYGYISYLFRKDVQQNQLRTDTLKDNFLMTKLPRFSPAFLHPRYWLSWVGIAALWLIMLLPYPLLFRIGHGLGRLAMRLLPRRVAIARRNLELCFPEMDANEREALLQRNFESVGMG from the coding sequence TAAAAAAATATTTTATTTTATCCGCTACACTTTACGTTTATGGCTATATTTCCTACCTCTTTAGGAAAGATGTTCAACAGAATCAGTTAAGGACAGATACGTTAAAGGATAATTTTCTGATGACAAAATTACCCCGTTTTTCACCCGCCTTTCTTCACCCGCGTTACTGGCTCAGCTGGGTCGGCATTGCCGCGCTGTGGCTGATTATGCTCCTGCCATATCCGCTGCTGTTCCGAATCGGCCACGGGCTTGGACGGCTGGCGATGCGCCTGCTTCCCCGCCGCGTCGCGATTGCCCGCCGCAACCTCGAGCTATGCTTTCCCGAGATGGATGCCAACGAGCGTGAGGCGTTGCTGCAGCGTAATTTTGAATCGGTAGGAATGGGGG